The DNA sequence CCAGCAAACGCCTTATCCCTCTATATCCAAATAAGGGATGATTTTCATCAAAATACTCTTTAGTCCCCTCTAAACAATTAGCTTCTGTATTTGTTAACTCTGAAAAACGATACCAAACCTCTTCATCTGAGTACAAGGAGCAAATGGTATCTAGATAATCTTTTACAAATTGCTGACAACTTGCTAATAGGATGTTTTGATTAAGCTCTCTCAGTAAGTATTCCCCACGAATCATACCAACATGATGCAATAGTTGTGGGTAAACTTTTTCAACAATTTGCTCTCCACTAAGGGCTAGCTGGTTTTTCATAGCCATTCACCTCTTTCCATCCTTCAAATTTAGCCACACTTCCTCATCCCTTAAAAGGGAAAAGGCTAACAATACCTTGCTCCTTGATAAAGCTTTGTAATCTTTCGATTTGTTCTTCTATTTTAGACTGGATATCCGCCTCGTCCAGAGTTGATTCCGCACTAAACAACTGAAGTTTTAACAAGTCTGCTAAGTAAAGTAAGCGCCATTCAATTTCAGATGTAAAGGTCGAAGCTTGCTCGATTTTTGCAAGCTTTTGTTCCAAAGTATCACCATTCAAAAATCTCTGATGTACTCTCCTTCTTATTTTTCTAGTTGATTCCTCCCCAGAATCTAGTGGACTTAAAAGGAGATTTTGATAGATGGACACCTGATTTTCCGTCTGCTTTTCCATATAGGCCAACAAGACTATCGAACTCTCAACAAAGGTCCAACTATTATAATCTCCTTCAAAGGGAATTTGTAGCAAAATATCTAACAACTTTTTAGCTAGTTCTTTTTGACCATGTAGATAGAGTAAATAAGCAAGGTGATTAAGAGACTCAAGATAGGAACAGTTGGTCTTCTTGTACTTTTTTAATATTTTTTCTACATAGGGTTTTAAATCAGAATGATTTTCCACTAGCTCAAATACTTCTATCAGCTTCATCTTAACTCCTTTGTGTCTTTTCCCTAGTCAAATATCTAGTAGTTAAAGCTTTTCTAATCAGCTAATCTAACTCTGCTCGACTAAACAAGTCTATCATAGACTCAGAATCGTCGCAAAACTCCTTAAAACCTAAAGCAAATGTTGCTAAGGCATCAATATTGGAAGAATAGGCACAAAACATACTTCCTTCTGGATCAAAGTCAATAGATTCGCTTAATTCAGGCATTTTTTCCTCTAAAAATATCAAAGCAAGAGATGCCCAATCGTATCCATTTCCTTCGAATCCCTCATCTTCCCGAGTGTCGAATACTTCCTGTCTGTATTCTCCATCAGGATAATAAATGAGCGACCCTCGAACACTTTGTGTCTCTTCATCATGGACTAAAAATTTAAAAGGTGAAATTTTTTTATTTACCATTTTGTAATCTATCATTTCTTGACTCCTTACTGTATTCGCTTATGTTTAATAGAACTATGCAAATCCAGCTTAGTTACTAGGCAAAGGGAATAAAAGTATCATGTTGATTATAATAAATTAAGGCATCGACCAAGTATTCAGGGCTTGCGTCTGGCTTTTCATCCAATGCACTAGAAGGACATCTATCAGATGCTCACCATAATATACCAGATTAAGATTTCTCTCTACTACTTCCACAGGGTAGACATCTTTATCATCAACTACAACTGGATAATCCGACACCAAAATAAAGACTATCGAAAGCCAAATTCCC is a window from the Streptococcus oralis genome containing:
- a CDS encoding Imm51 family immunity protein, producing the protein MIDYKMVNKKISPFKFLVHDEETQSVRGSLIYYPDGEYRQEVFDTREDEGFEGNGYDWASLALIFLEEKMPELSESIDFDPEGSMFCAYSSNIDALATFALGFKEFCDDSESMIDLFSRAELD
- a CDS encoding DUF6707 family protein, yielding MKLIEVFELVENHSDLKPYVEKILKKYKKTNCSYLESLNHLAYLLYLHGQKELAKKLLDILLQIPFEGDYNSWTFVESSIVLLAYMEKQTENQVSIYQNLLLSPLDSGEESTRKIRRRVHQRFLNGDTLEQKLAKIEQASTFTSEIEWRLLYLADLLKLQLFSAESTLDEADIQSKIEEQIERLQSFIKEQGIVSLFPFKG